A section of the Rhizobium sp. SSA_523 genome encodes:
- a CDS encoding mechanosensitive ion channel domain-containing protein — MHHLLVHPLLATGRAALASCLVCLVCLVLLMASMPSASPARAQQDAPASSGSAASPAVPAGRDAGGAAAQEPASQEPASQGPAPGEGSSGNPDSQTSRLAQVFDKARQEFEALRDKATSSEADDAQLAEIKTEVDTLVTQVTETNALLQERLKQIEARLADLGEPPGAGKPAESALVTGERDHLLAERSELNALSSDSAGLTAATTGLSNRITERRRQMFSDALLRHTDLSMDMINEAGAAFVTELRLLADTVGSWAGFVLRFKLPHLLTAMALSLGAATFFLFGSYRVFGRLARRNPALENPPYITRLSFAFWSLMVPALALSAFLVATYLFLTGFNVLRPDLTPLVGAFFGFIGGVFFVARLSYLVFAPDFPQWRLVRLSNLGARRVFALVVAMALINGLDLLLATVSEVLNSPLALTIIKNLVASIIIGLILIALSFLKPVLAENRDPRIHGRAWPRGLPFLLRIAGLALIVAALTGYVGLARFGATQIVVTGALLVTMYIGLLSGKAVAKQGAFGETAFGRYLQRRFTLGTVALDQIGLAASFGIYGLALLFGVPLILLTWGFQIQDIQSAAYRLFTRITIGNISISIVGICAGILLFAFAYMVTRWIQRWVDGNIMARSQVDAGVRNSVKTGIGYLGVGLALVFGVSAAGVDLSSLALVASALSVGIGFGLQNIVSNFVSGLILLVERPFKVGDHIVTGTTEGIVKRISVRATEIETFRKQSIIVPNSELINASVGNWTHKNRMQRSEIPVGVSYDADPRQVMDILIDVVRNTPQILQNPEPHVDFVAFGASSLDFEVRFFIADISDGIGTRAHVRTEILRRFKEAGIEIPYPHQDVKISGTLVTAPADRPDPSAELKTGGEAAPESEAESGPDSETGGAGDPMTEPRAEAASTAATGGSAGSEKRLPDEDDAAPSLARR; from the coding sequence TTGCATCATCTTCTTGTTCATCCTTTGCTTGCGACCGGCCGCGCGGCGCTGGCCTCGTGCCTTGTCTGCCTTGTCTGCCTTGTGCTGCTGATGGCCAGCATGCCGTCCGCATCGCCCGCCCGCGCCCAGCAGGACGCTCCCGCGTCGTCCGGCTCCGCGGCGTCTCCGGCCGTGCCCGCTGGAAGAGATGCAGGCGGGGCGGCGGCGCAAGAGCCGGCATCCCAAGAGCCGGCATCCCAGGGGCCGGCGCCTGGCGAGGGATCGTCCGGCAATCCGGATTCGCAGACCTCGCGGCTTGCACAGGTCTTCGACAAGGCGCGGCAGGAGTTCGAGGCACTCAGGGACAAGGCAACCTCCAGCGAAGCGGACGATGCCCAGCTGGCAGAGATCAAGACCGAGGTGGATACGCTCGTCACCCAGGTGACGGAGACCAATGCGCTCCTGCAGGAAAGGCTGAAGCAGATCGAGGCACGGCTTGCCGATCTCGGCGAGCCGCCCGGCGCCGGAAAGCCCGCCGAATCGGCGCTTGTCACCGGCGAACGCGATCACCTGCTGGCGGAGCGCTCGGAGCTCAACGCGCTCTCCAGCGACAGCGCCGGATTGACGGCGGCGACGACCGGTCTCTCCAACCGGATCACGGAACGCCGGCGGCAGATGTTCAGCGACGCGCTGCTGCGCCATACCGATCTGTCGATGGACATGATCAACGAAGCGGGTGCGGCTTTCGTGACCGAACTGCGTCTGCTGGCCGATACGGTGGGCAGCTGGGCCGGCTTCGTCCTGCGGTTCAAACTGCCGCATCTGTTGACCGCCATGGCGCTGTCGCTCGGCGCGGCGACCTTCTTCCTCTTCGGCAGCTACCGGGTATTCGGCCGCCTGGCGCGGCGCAATCCGGCGCTGGAAAACCCGCCTTACATCACCCGCCTGTCCTTCGCCTTCTGGTCGCTGATGGTGCCGGCGCTGGCGCTTTCCGCCTTCCTCGTCGCCACCTATCTCTTCCTCACCGGCTTCAACGTGCTGCGCCCCGACCTCACGCCGCTTGTCGGCGCCTTCTTCGGCTTCATCGGCGGCGTCTTCTTCGTCGCGCGCCTGAGCTATCTCGTTTTCGCCCCGGATTTTCCGCAGTGGCGGCTGGTGCGCCTCTCCAATCTCGGCGCCAGACGGGTCTTTGCGCTGGTGGTGGCGATGGCGCTGATCAACGGCCTGGATCTGCTGCTGGCCACCGTCAGCGAAGTGCTGAATTCGCCTCTGGCGCTGACCATCATCAAGAACCTCGTCGCCTCGATCATCATCGGCCTCATCCTGATCGCGCTCTCCTTCCTGAAACCGGTGCTTGCGGAAAATCGCGATCCCCGCATTCACGGCCGGGCATGGCCACGCGGTCTGCCCTTCCTGCTGCGCATTGCGGGGCTTGCGCTCATCGTCGCCGCGCTGACAGGCTATGTGGGGCTGGCGCGGTTCGGCGCGACGCAGATCGTCGTGACCGGCGCCTTGCTGGTGACGATGTATATCGGTCTGCTGTCCGGCAAGGCGGTGGCCAAGCAGGGCGCCTTCGGCGAGACGGCCTTCGGCCGCTATCTGCAGCGCCGCTTCACGCTCGGCACCGTGGCGCTGGACCAGATCGGCCTGGCCGCAAGCTTCGGCATTTACGGCCTGGCGCTGCTCTTCGGCGTTCCGCTGATCCTGCTCACCTGGGGCTTCCAGATCCAGGATATCCAGAGCGCCGCCTACCGCCTTTTCACCCGCATCACCATCGGCAATATTTCGATCTCCATCGTCGGGATCTGCGCCGGAATTCTCCTGTTCGCCTTCGCCTATATGGTGACCCGCTGGATCCAGCGCTGGGTCGACGGCAATATCATGGCGCGCAGCCAGGTGGATGCCGGCGTGCGCAATTCGGTCAAGACCGGGATCGGCTATCTGGGCGTCGGCCTGGCGCTGGTCTTCGGCGTATCGGCGGCGGGCGTCGACCTCTCCAGCCTGGCGCTGGTGGCCAGCGCGCTCTCCGTCGGCATCGGTTTCGGCCTCCAGAATATCGTGTCCAATTTCGTGTCCGGCCTGATCCTGCTCGTGGAGCGGCCGTTCAAGGTCGGCGATCATATCGTCACCGGGACGACGGAGGGGATCGTGAAGCGTATCTCGGTGCGGGCCACCGAGATCGAGACCTTCCGCAAGCAGTCGATCATCGTGCCGAATTCCGAGCTGATCAATGCCTCGGTCGGCAACTGGACGCACAAGAACCGGATGCAGCGGTCGGAAATTCCGGTCGGCGTCTCCTATGATGCAGATCCGCGCCAGGTCATGGATATTCTGATCGACGTGGTGCGCAACACGCCGCAGATCCTGCAAAATCCCGAGCCGCATGTGGATTTCGTCGCGTTCGGGGCGTCCTCGCTGGATTTCGAAGTGCGGTTCTTCATTGCCGATATCAGCGACGGGATCGGCACGCGCGCCCATGTGCGGACGGAAATCCTGCGGCGGTTCAAGGAAGCCGGCATCGAGATCCCCTATCCGCATCAGGATGTGAAGATCAGCGGGACCTTGGTCACGGCGCCGGCGGATCGGCCCGATCCCTCCGCGGAACTCAAGACAGGCGGCGAGGCCGCGCCGGAATCAGAAGCCGAATCAGGACCAGACTCAGAGACAGGCGGAGCGGGCGACCCGATGACCGAGCCCCGAGCGGAGGCGGCTTCCACGGCCGCGACCGGCGGATCGGCCGGATCCGAAAAGCGCCTCCCGGACGAAGATGATGCAGCGCCCTCGCTTGCCCGGCGATAG
- a CDS encoding GlsB/YeaQ/YmgE family stress response membrane protein — protein MESAGIGWIAAIIIGGIAGWLAEQFMKSNMGILMNILLGIVGAIIANAILSIFGVVLGGWIGYLIAGFIGACILIAIGRAVRR, from the coding sequence ATGGAAAGTGCAGGAATCGGTTGGATCGCCGCCATCATCATCGGCGGTATCGCAGGCTGGCTGGCCGAACAGTTCATGAAGAGCAATATGGGCATCCTCATGAACATCCTGCTGGGTATTGTGGGCGCGATCATCGCAAACGCCATCCTCAGCATCTTCGGCGTCGTGCTGGGCGGCTGGATCGGCTACCTGATTGCCGGCTTCATCGGGGCGTGTATCCTGATTGCCATCGGCCGCGCCGTAAGGCGATAA
- a CDS encoding heme-degrading domain-containing protein gives MSTKDDIRRVSAQESALRFEKFDLDSAWTLGQHIRSLAASAHLVLSVDIHLNGSQAFFAAMPGAKPDFEHWIRRKRNLTLRMLRSSYGLGLDLLEQKTTLDAKWGLASTDYAAHGGSFPIHVHGVGCVGAVTVSGLPQREDHNLVVEALAVHLGLDPHQHRLA, from the coding sequence GTGAGCACCAAGGACGATATTCGCCGCGTGAGCGCCCAGGAATCGGCCCTGCGCTTCGAGAAATTCGATCTGGATTCTGCCTGGACGCTGGGCCAGCATATTCGCTCGCTGGCGGCCTCGGCGCATCTTGTCTTGTCGGTCGACATCCATCTCAACGGGTCACAGGCCTTTTTCGCCGCCATGCCCGGCGCCAAGCCCGATTTCGAACACTGGATCCGCCGCAAGCGCAACCTGACCCTTCGCATGCTGCGATCGAGCTACGGGCTGGGGCTGGACCTTCTGGAGCAGAAGACGACGCTTGACGCGAAATGGGGTCTTGCGAGCACCGATTATGCCGCACATGGCGGCAGTTTCCCGATTCATGTCCATGGCGTGGGCTGTGTCGGAGCCGTGACGGTGTCCGGGCTGCCGCAGCGTGAGGATCATAACCTTGTGGTAGAGGCGCTTGCCGTGCATCTGGGGCTTGATCCGCACCAGCACAGATTGGCTTGA
- a CDS encoding DUF6074 family protein, whose product MTLAVFPADRRTAEIRRCAQALVSLQGEAANLFWRREMAAFAARLSEQGVAGWEISHQAALFMNAVQLELQQLFADQDDCALDVRA is encoded by the coding sequence ATGACGCTTGCAGTTTTCCCCGCCGACAGGCGGACGGCAGAAATCCGGCGCTGTGCGCAAGCGCTTGTCAGCCTCCAGGGTGAGGCCGCAAACCTGTTCTGGCGTCGCGAAATGGCGGCATTTGCAGCCCGGCTCAGCGAGCAGGGCGTGGCAGGCTGGGAAATCTCCCATCAGGCGGCGCTGTTCATGAATGCGGTGCAACTGGAGCTGCAGCAGCTCTTTGCCGATCAGGATGACTGCGCTCTGGATGTTCGGGCCTGA
- a CDS encoding thermonuclease family protein: MLTATIGGIAAYDHREELSALLPGDHRKPAVQAASHRSPAPRQAPQPLVATPVALPVTRPVAKPTEPVAPGGAVLVGQGFSNTFYFCGTSGLDNCVASGDIFWFRKQAVHLADIVAPETERARCPAERTKGFAAKVRLRDLLNSGNFDLVDWPNSDTDSQGRKLRVVMRKGQSLGGVLIREGLARSPSESGRGWC; encoded by the coding sequence GTGCTCACCGCAACGATCGGCGGCATTGCCGCTTATGATCATCGCGAGGAGCTTTCGGCGCTTCTGCCGGGGGATCATCGCAAGCCGGCTGTCCAGGCCGCGTCGCATCGCTCGCCGGCGCCACGCCAGGCGCCGCAGCCGCTTGTCGCGACGCCCGTCGCCTTGCCGGTGACGCGACCGGTTGCGAAGCCCACGGAGCCTGTCGCGCCGGGGGGAGCCGTGCTGGTGGGGCAGGGTTTCAGCAATACATTCTATTTCTGCGGCACATCCGGCCTCGACAATTGCGTTGCGAGCGGCGACATCTTCTGGTTTCGCAAGCAGGCCGTGCATCTGGCTGATATCGTTGCACCGGAAACCGAACGCGCCCGCTGCCCTGCGGAACGGACCAAGGGTTTCGCCGCGAAGGTGCGCCTGCGCGATCTGCTCAATTCCGGCAATTTCGATCTGGTGGATTGGCCGAATTCCGACACGGATTCCCAGGGACGAAAGCTGCGGGTGGTGATGCGCAAGGGACAGTCTCTCGGTGGCGTGCTGATCCGCGAAGGTCTCGCGCGCAGCCCCTCCGAATCGGGCCGAGGCTGGTGCTGA
- a CDS encoding diguanylate cyclase yields the protein MKTDSSSPFHILILLLGAVAVAACIVFWGEMNSRATYLASINQSLDQASVALGQNISDSIDLADLALLGIEARLGDLSDPAAVRAALALIFSRYSRNENDLRNLHVISADGHLIATTVQDADMGARFADRGYFRHHASDPSDTLYLGAPIVSRVSGEQIVTVTRRLNAPDGRFTGVLVAHLSIQRFNLFLERYLRSFGDADALFVRHDGTVLGSTSAFVSMIGKTMPPDTLKSLTAHADRQEGEAEPITWPMDGIQRQTAVFMSDRPAFSIIIGSPRAGILAQWMRLASPRWLASVGLLVAGILLSIRWYRQARLHHDSRKMLLMRDQELQHLANASGDLIERLSLDGVREYVSAASTQILGRPPEQLIGTRIFDDLPPEDRGGAIEKFEAFLKERTTRRITVRYIDPGGRQAWLETLLSPVEAQGELTGIVAVTRDVTRHKLHQDRLDELANTDTLTGLANRRAFNRELEQRLDIARASGRPLSLLVTDVDRFKRFNDAYGHANGDEALRQVAGAIRDAVRSSDLVARFGGEEFAVILDNAAPEIAAMVADKIRLHVADLRLTHERNLPWGHLTISIGTASLWPPHLPDDASEGAKALFEAADRALYRAKRGGRNRCVSSDSPLSGPLDQAPLGAKLGGSRGASLVR from the coding sequence ATGAAAACGGATAGCAGCTCCCCCTTCCACATCCTGATCCTGCTGCTGGGGGCTGTGGCCGTGGCGGCATGCATCGTCTTCTGGGGCGAGATGAACAGTCGTGCAACCTATCTCGCCTCCATCAATCAGAGTCTGGACCAGGCCTCCGTCGCCCTTGGCCAGAACATCAGCGACAGCATCGACTTGGCGGATCTGGCGCTGCTCGGCATCGAGGCCCGGCTGGGCGACCTGTCCGATCCTGCGGCCGTACGCGCTGCCCTTGCGCTGATCTTCAGCCGCTACTCCCGCAACGAGAATGATCTGCGCAATCTGCATGTCATCAGCGCGGATGGCCATCTGATCGCCACCACTGTCCAGGATGCCGATATGGGCGCACGCTTCGCCGATCGCGGCTACTTCCGCCATCACGCCAGCGATCCCTCGGATACGCTGTATCTCGGAGCGCCGATCGTCAGCCGGGTAAGCGGCGAGCAGATCGTCACGGTCACCCGTCGGCTGAACGCACCGGACGGGCGGTTTACCGGCGTTCTGGTCGCCCATCTGTCCATCCAACGCTTCAACCTCTTTCTCGAGCGCTATCTGCGCAGCTTCGGCGATGCCGACGCCCTGTTCGTCCGTCACGACGGCACGGTTCTCGGAAGCACCTCCGCCTTTGTCTCGATGATCGGGAAAACGATGCCGCCCGACACCCTGAAAAGCCTGACGGCCCATGCCGACAGGCAGGAGGGCGAAGCGGAGCCGATCACATGGCCGATGGACGGCATCCAGCGCCAGACCGCGGTCTTCATGTCGGACAGGCCGGCATTTTCTATCATCATCGGCTCGCCGAGAGCGGGAATCCTGGCGCAATGGATGCGGCTCGCCAGCCCCAGATGGCTTGCCAGCGTCGGCCTGCTCGTGGCCGGCATTCTTCTCAGCATCCGCTGGTACAGGCAGGCGCGCCTGCATCATGACAGCCGCAAGATGCTCTTGATGCGCGATCAGGAATTGCAGCATCTGGCCAATGCCTCAGGCGATCTCATTGAACGCCTCAGCCTCGACGGGGTCCGCGAATATGTCTCCGCCGCCTCGACGCAGATCCTCGGCCGCCCGCCGGAGCAACTGATCGGCACGCGCATCTTCGACGATCTTCCGCCGGAGGACCGGGGCGGCGCGATCGAGAAATTCGAAGCCTTCCTGAAGGAGCGCACAACACGGCGGATCACCGTCCGCTACATCGATCCCGGTGGCCGGCAGGCCTGGCTGGAAACGCTGCTGAGCCCTGTGGAGGCGCAGGGCGAGCTGACCGGCATCGTCGCCGTCACGCGCGACGTGACGCGTCACAAGCTGCATCAGGACAGGCTGGACGAGCTTGCCAATACCGATACGTTGACGGGCCTGGCCAACCGCCGCGCCTTCAACCGCGAGCTGGAACAGCGCCTGGACATTGCCCGTGCCAGCGGGCGTCCCTTGTCTCTGCTGGTCACGGACGTCGACCGCTTCAAGCGCTTCAACGATGCCTATGGCCATGCCAATGGCGACGAGGCACTGCGCCAGGTGGCCGGCGCCATTCGCGATGCCGTGCGCAGCAGCGATCTCGTGGCGCGTTTCGGCGGCGAGGAATTTGCCGTGATCCTGGACAATGCCGCTCCCGAAATCGCCGCGATGGTGGCCGACAAGATCCGACTTCACGTCGCCGATCTGCGGCTGACCCATGAGCGCAACCTGCCCTGGGGTCATCTGACGATCAGCATCGGCACCGCTTCGCTCTGGCCGCCGCATCTGCCGGACGATGCATCCGAAGGGGCAAAGGCCCTGTTCGAAGCCGCCGACCGGGCGCTCTACCGCGCCAAACGCGGTGGCCGCAACCGCTGCGTCTCGTCCGACAGCCCCTTGAGCGGCCCGCTCGACCAGGCGCCCCTCGGGGCAAAGCTTGGCGGATCGCGGGGTGCCTCCCTGGTCCGATGA
- a CDS encoding DUF982 domain-containing protein: protein MLDAPWKRPVRAAGRAIRTPLEAIHFMDHGWPQKKSLLFAQAHETCLAALDGRDSADHARLLFAEAVDEAQLH from the coding sequence ATGCTCGACGCCCCATGGAAAAGACCTGTCCGCGCCGCAGGGCGTGCCATTCGCACGCCTCTGGAAGCCATTCATTTCATGGATCACGGTTGGCCGCAGAAGAAGAGCCTGCTCTTTGCGCAGGCGCATGAGACCTGCCTTGCCGCGCTTGACGGACGCGACAGCGCCGATCATGCCCGCCTGCTGTTTGCCGAAGCGGTCGATGAAGCGCAGCTGCACTGA
- a CDS encoding maltotransferase domain-containing protein: MMTDPAGWENLFRHAASLGFDTVLTAPLSRRMTGASLFVAQDLDRLDPAYGLGDDLAGGLQQLCDLARQHKLRLMLDLVIDRVGEDTETTAHALADPRVSPQDAFSRRLSQAEAENYRTHLDAWSLRIKTMVRAGIAGFRCLGLDRTADDAWRGLVEAARAENPSVSFLAWTPGTAFERRRALPDLGFDGCFSSLAWWDLQSRWFVEEYDIQRRFDRQITFPEAPFARRVAHGMDSTEIRLRRAEQALKLSALVGQGLMVPMGFEYGATAPLDPMHGFPDGLRGLADRGTYDLSSMIRQINEELARPSAATFARRPLQLISSTQNSTLALLQTDSEDARNASRVRLVVVNRDLRRTAPAPLNALREAASAFLPLTPADAAQSEDEAVDLALRLQPAEVLLLKGKSSPAIENAVPAIDVMEAAASPRLAIEAIEPSVDEGRFPVKRVVGDTVVVEADIFGDGHDPISAALFWRAADEDAWTEVPMRLVENDRWRAEFTPRRMGRHEYAVETWRNPFQIFRYEFGKKHEARLDLTLEIQEGMALIRDALDHAETKTAGAIRERLARLEQAADQEKISLLLANDTFDLMAKADRRPHRVRSAAMPLDAERREAAFASWYQIFPRSQSGDPNRHGTFDDVIRRLPAIRDMGFDVLYFPPIHPIGKTNRKGRNNSLQAGPNDPGSPYGIGSEAGGHDAIHPELGTFEDFRRLIAAAQDHGLEIALDLAIQASPDHPWLKDHPGWFDWRPDGTVRYAENPPKKYEDIVNVDFYARDAVPGLWIELRNVVQKWVDQGVKLFRVDNPHTKPFPFWEWLIADIRNRHPEVVFLSEAFTRPKVMYRLAKVGFSQSYTYFTWRNTKWELETYMREITTEAPKEFFRPHFFVNTHDINPDFLQNAPRSAYLIRAALAATLSGLWGVYNGFELCEGRPDAKRKEYADSEKYEIRAWDYDRPGNIKAEIAMLNRIRRDNPALHSHLGLRPLIAFNDNIMFFEKASPGRENVLLIGVSLDPHNAQEADVEIPLWSWNLPDNGALTMEDLVTGSSFVATGKWQRLRLEPHQPFSLWRVR, from the coding sequence ATGATGACCGACCCCGCCGGATGGGAAAACCTCTTCCGGCATGCGGCAAGTCTCGGCTTCGATACGGTGCTCACCGCACCGCTGAGCAGGCGGATGACGGGAGCAAGCCTATTCGTTGCGCAGGACCTCGATCGCCTGGACCCGGCCTATGGGCTGGGTGACGATCTGGCCGGCGGACTGCAGCAGCTCTGCGACCTGGCACGCCAGCACAAGCTCCGCCTGATGCTGGACCTGGTCATCGATCGGGTCGGGGAAGACACTGAGACGACGGCGCATGCCCTTGCCGATCCCCGCGTTTCGCCCCAGGATGCCTTCAGCCGGCGTCTGTCGCAGGCGGAGGCGGAGAACTACCGGACGCATCTCGATGCCTGGTCACTGCGCATCAAGACCATGGTCCGCGCCGGCATTGCGGGCTTTCGCTGCCTTGGCCTAGACCGCACCGCGGATGACGCCTGGCGCGGCCTCGTTGAGGCGGCCCGGGCAGAAAATCCAAGCGTAAGCTTTCTTGCCTGGACGCCCGGCACCGCCTTCGAGCGCCGCCGCGCCCTGCCCGACCTCGGCTTTGACGGCTGCTTCTCCTCGCTTGCCTGGTGGGATCTGCAGTCGCGCTGGTTTGTCGAGGAATATGATATTCAGCGTCGCTTCGACCGGCAGATCACCTTTCCGGAGGCGCCTTTCGCCCGCCGTGTGGCGCATGGCATGGACAGCACGGAAATCCGCCTTCGGCGTGCCGAGCAGGCATTGAAGCTCTCGGCGCTTGTCGGGCAAGGCTTGATGGTGCCGATGGGCTTTGAATATGGCGCCACCGCCCCGCTCGATCCCATGCACGGCTTTCCCGATGGCCTTCGCGGCCTGGCGGATCGCGGCACTTATGATCTGTCGTCGATGATCCGGCAGATCAATGAGGAGCTTGCCAGGCCGTCGGCTGCGACATTCGCCCGCCGGCCGCTGCAACTGATCTCCAGCACGCAGAATTCAACGCTCGCGCTCCTGCAGACCGATAGCGAAGATGCGCGCAATGCCAGCCGCGTGCGGCTTGTGGTCGTCAACCGTGACCTGCGGCGCACCGCGCCGGCGCCTCTGAATGCGCTGCGCGAGGCGGCATCCGCCTTCCTGCCTCTGACGCCGGCGGACGCGGCACAATCGGAGGACGAGGCTGTCGATCTCGCTTTGCGCCTGCAGCCCGCGGAAGTGCTTCTTCTGAAAGGCAAGAGCTCGCCGGCCATCGAAAATGCCGTGCCGGCCATCGATGTGATGGAAGCGGCGGCCAGCCCCCGGCTTGCCATCGAAGCCATCGAGCCGAGCGTTGATGAAGGCCGGTTCCCCGTCAAGCGCGTGGTGGGTGACACGGTTGTGGTCGAGGCCGATATTTTCGGTGACGGACACGATCCGATTTCCGCCGCCCTCTTCTGGCGCGCCGCCGACGAGGACGCCTGGACGGAAGTGCCGATGCGGCTGGTGGAAAATGATCGGTGGCGGGCTGAATTCACCCCGCGCCGGATGGGTCGCCATGAATATGCCGTGGAGACCTGGCGCAACCCCTTCCAGATCTTCCGCTACGAATTCGGCAAGAAGCACGAGGCGCGCCTCGACCTGACGCTGGAAATCCAGGAAGGCATGGCGCTGATCCGCGACGCCCTCGATCATGCCGAGACAAAGACCGCCGGGGCAATCAGAGAGCGGCTCGCGCGGCTGGAACAGGCTGCGGACCAGGAGAAGATCTCCCTGCTGCTGGCAAACGACACCTTCGACCTGATGGCCAAGGCGGATCGCCGGCCGCACCGGGTGCGCTCCGCTGCCATGCCGCTTGACGCCGAACGGCGCGAAGCGGCCTTTGCCAGCTGGTATCAGATCTTTCCCCGCTCGCAGAGCGGCGATCCCAATCGCCATGGCACTTTCGACGATGTCATCCGCCGCCTGCCGGCCATCCGCGACATGGGTTTCGATGTCCTGTATTTCCCGCCCATCCACCCGATCGGCAAGACCAATCGCAAGGGCCGCAACAACAGCCTTCAGGCCGGCCCCAATGATCCGGGAAGCCCCTATGGGATCGGCTCGGAGGCCGGCGGCCATGACGCGATCCATCCGGAGCTCGGCACCTTCGAGGATTTCCGGCGCCTGATCGCTGCGGCGCAGGATCACGGCCTGGAAATCGCCCTCGACCTTGCCATCCAGGCCTCGCCCGATCACCCCTGGCTGAAGGATCATCCCGGCTGGTTCGACTGGCGGCCGGACGGCACGGTGCGCTACGCCGAAAATCCGCCGAAGAAATACGAGGATATCGTCAATGTCGATTTCTACGCCCGCGACGCTGTTCCGGGTCTGTGGATCGAGTTGCGCAACGTGGTGCAGAAATGGGTCGACCAGGGCGTCAAGCTGTTCCGCGTCGACAATCCGCATACCAAGCCCTTCCCCTTCTGGGAGTGGCTGATCGCCGATATCCGCAACCGGCATCCCGAAGTCGTCTTCCTCTCGGAAGCCTTCACGCGGCCCAAGGTCATGTATCGCCTGGCCAAGGTCGGCTTCTCGCAATCCTACACCTATTTCACCTGGCGCAATACCAAGTGGGAGCTGGAAACCTACATGCGCGAGATCACGACGGAAGCGCCGAAGGAATTCTTCCGGCCGCACTTCTTCGTCAACACCCACGACATCAATCCGGACTTCCTGCAGAACGCGCCGCGCTCGGCCTATCTCATCCGCGCGGCCCTGGCAGCCACCCTGTCCGGCCTGTGGGGCGTCTATAACGGCTTCGAGCTTTGCGAGGGCCGGCCCGATGCGAAGCGCAAGGAATATGCGGATTCGGAAAAGTACGAGATCCGCGCTTGGGACTACGATCGTCCGGGCAATATCAAGGCGGAAATCGCCATGCTGAACCGCATCCGGCGTGACAATCCGGCCTTGCATTCGCATCTCGGCCTGCGCCCGCTGATCGCCTTTAACGACAACATCATGTTCTTCGAAAAGGCCAGTCCCGGCCGCGAGAACGTCCTTCTGATCGGCGTCAGCCTCGACCCGCACAATGCGCAGGAAGCGGATGTCGAGATCCCGCTTTGGTCATGGAACCTCCCGGACAATGGCGCGCTTACCATGGAGGATCTGGTCACGGGCTCAAGCTTCGTGGCGACGGGGAAATGGCAGAGGCTCCGCCTGGAGCCGCACCAGCCCTTCTCCCTGTGGCGCGTACGGTAA